The Alosa sapidissima isolate fAloSap1 chromosome 16, fAloSap1.pri, whole genome shotgun sequence genome has a segment encoding these proteins:
- the ndst2a gene encoding bifunctional heparan sulfate N-deacetylase/N-sulfotransferase 2: MGPWKLVRGLRQLELHRLILVLIVFCLLSMAFLAYYVSNSPKIKEAPPLPFSDCGGGGDAIGAGAGGAGFGVVGEGGGQRAPLFLPPQAGRRNAAGGKMADPTRTDPVVLVFVESIYSQLGQEIVAILESSRFRYHTEVAPSKGDMPTLMERDQGRYALVIYENILKYVNLDAWNRDLLDKYCAEYGVGIMGFFKANENSLLSAQLKGFPLYLHSNLGLRDYRINPAAPLLYVTRPNQVEPGPLPGDDWTVFQSNHSTYEPVLLASTKSSEALAHLGPHRALHATVVQDLGLHDGIQRVLFGNNLSYWLHKLIFVDSIAYLTGRRLCLPLERYLLVDVDDIFVGKEGTRMKVSDVKALLNTQNKLRALVPNFTFNLGFSGKFYHAGTEEEDEGDDMLLTHRKEFWWFPHMWSHMQPHLFHNVSVLAEQMRLNMLFAQEHGIPTDMGYAVAPHHSGVYPVHSQLYEAWKAVWGIKVTSTEEYPHLRPARHRRGFIHNGIQVLPRQTCGLFTHTIFYNEYPGGSKELDKSIRGGELFLTVLLNPISIFMTHLSNYGNDRLGLYTFESLVKFVQCWTNLRLETLPPVELAQKYFDMSPEERDPLWQNPCHDKRHKDIWSKEKTCDRLPKFLVVGPQKTGTTALHSFLTLHPAITGSFPSPVTYEEIQFFNGNNYHNGIDWYMDFFPFPSNVSTDFMFEKSANYFDSEATPKRTAALLPRVKVLAVLINPADRAYSWYQHQRAHQDPAALNHTFPQVVMAPPSSPPELLTLQNRCLKPGEYATHLERWLLHYPSRQLHIVDGSLLRSNPVLVMDGIQRFLGVTPIFNYTQALLFDENKGFWCQRIEGGRPKCLGKSKGRKYPEMAPETRAFLTEYYREHNLALLRLMNRLGQALPTWLRGELQSTSWT, translated from the exons ATGGGCCCCTGGAAGCTGGTTCGGGGCCTCCGGCAGCTGGAGCTCCACCGCCTCATCCTGGTGCTCATCGTCTTCTGCCTGCTCTCCATGGCCTTCCTGGCGTACTACGTCAGCAACAGCCCCAAGATCAAGGAGGCGCCGCCGCTGCCTTTTAGTGACTGTGGAGGTGGCGGCGACGCCATCGGGGCAGGGGCGGGCGGCGCGGGGTTCGGCGTGGTGGGCGAGGGAGGGGGTCAGCGCgcgcctctcttcctccctccccagGCGGGCCGGAGGAACGCGGCGGGCGGTAAAATGGCGGACCCCACGCGCACCGACCCGGTGGTGCTGGTGTTCGTGGAGAGCATCTACTCGCAGCTGGGCCAGGAGATCGTGGCCATCCTAGAGTCGAGCCGCTTCCGCTACCACACGGAGGTGGCGCCCAGCAAGGGCGACATGCCCACGCTGATGGAGCGCGACCAGGGCCGCTACGCGTTGGTCATCTACGAGAACATCCTCAAGTACGTCAACCTGGATGCCTGGAACCGCGACCTCCTGGACAAGTACTGCGCCGAGTACGGCGTGGGCATCATGGGCTTCTTCAAGGCCAACGAGAACTCGCTGCTCAGCGCCCAGCTCAAGGGCTTCCCGCTCTACCTGCACTCCAACCTGGGCCTGCGCGACTACCGCATCAACCCGGCGGCGCCGCTCCTCTACGTCACGCGGCCCAACCAGGTGGAGCCGGGCCCCTTGCCCGGCGACGACTGGACCGTCTTCCAGTCCAACCACAGCACCTACGAGCCCGTGCTCCTGGCCAGCACCAAGTCGTCCGAGGCCCTGGCTCACCTGGGCCCCCACCGGGCGCTGCACGCCACCGTGGTCCAGGACCTGGGGCTCCACGACGGCATCCAGCGGGTGCTGTTTGGGAACAACCTGTCCTACTGGCTGCACAAGCTCATCTTTGTGGACTCCATCGCATACCTGACGGGCCGCAGGCTGTGCCTCCCTCTGGAGCGCTACCTGTTGGTGGACGTAGACGACATCTTCGTGGGCAAAGAGGGCACCCGCATGAAGGTGTCGGATGTGAAG GCCCTACTGAACACGCAAAACAAACTCCGAGCCTTGGTCCCAAACTTCACGTTCAACCTTGGCTTCTCCGGAAAGTTCTACCATGCTG GtacggaggaggaggacgagggcgACGACATGCTGCTGACGCACAGGAAGGAGTTCTGGTGGTTCCCACACATGTGGAGCCACATGCAGCCACACCTCTTCCACAACGTCAGCGTGTTGGCCGAGCAGATGCGCCTCAACATGCTCTTCGCACAG gagCACGGCATCCCCACAGACATGGGCTATGCGGTGGCACCGCACCACTCTGGGGTCTACCCGGTGCACAGCCAGCTCTACGAGGCCTGGAAGGCCGTGTGGGGCATCAAAGTGACCAGTACTGAGGAGTACCCCCACCTGCGGCCAGCCAGGCACCGCCGCGGCTTCATCCACAACGGCATTCAg GTCCTCCCCAGGCAGACGTGTGGCCTCTTCACTCACACCATCTTCTATAATGAGTACCCCGGAGGCTCCAAGGAGCTGGACAAGAGCATCCGCGGCGGAGAGCTCTTCCTCACGGTCCTGCTCAACCCC atcagCATCTTTATGACCCACCTGTCCAACTACGGGAACGACCGGCTGGGCCTGTACACCTTTGAGTCGCTGGTGAAGTTCGTCCAGTGCTGGACCAACCTGCGGCTGGAGACGCTGCCCCCGGTGGAGCTCGCCCAGAAGTACTTCGACATGTCCCCCGAGGAGAGGGACCCGCTCTGGCAG AACCCCTGTCACGACAAGAGACACAAGGACATCTGGTCCAAGGAGAAGACCTGCGACCGGCTGCCCAAGTTCCTGGTGGTCGGGCCTCAGAAGACCG GCACCACGGCGCTGCACTCGTTCCTGACGCTCCACCCAGCCATCACCGGCAGCTTCCCCAGCCCCGTCACCTACGAGGAGATCCAGTTCTTCAACGGCAACAACTACCACAACGGCATCGACTG GTACATGGACTTCTTCCCTTTCCCCTCCAATGTCAGCACAGACTTCATGTTTGAAAAAAGTGCCAACTACTTCGACAGTGAGGCGACTCCCAAGCGCACAGCCGCCCTTCTTCCTCGGGTCAAAGTCCTGGCCGTCCTCATCAACCCGGCCGACCGTGCCTACTCCTGGTACCAG CATCAGAGGGCTCATCAGGACCCTGCGGCCCTAAACCACACCTTCCCTCAGGTGGTGATGGCGCCTCCCTCTTCGCCCCCTGAGCTGCTCACCCTCCAGAACCGATGTCTCAAGCCTGGAGAGTACGCCACACACCTTGAACGCTGGCTGCTGCACTACCCCTCCCGCcag CTGCATATAGTGGACGGATCCCTGCTGCGCTCCAACCCTGTGCTGGTGATGGACGGCATCCAGAGGTTCCTGGGAGTCACCCCCATCTTCAACTACACACAGGCCCTCCT gttcgATGAGAACAAAGGCTTCTGGTGCCAGAGGATAGAGGGAGGTCGTCCAAAGTGTCTAGGAAAAAGTAAAGGCAGGAAATATCCAGAAATGGCCCCTGAG ACGCGTGCCTTCCTGACGGAGTACTACCGTGAGCACAACCTGGCGTTGCTGCGGCTGATGAACCGTCTGGGCCAGGCGCTGCCCACCTGGCTACGAGGGGAGCTGCAGAGCACCAGCTGGACCTga